In Leptospira langatensis, a single window of DNA contains:
- the thrC gene encoding threonine synthase encodes MSLTFTKLKAEFRCINDSCGATYDLNEVVYECRKCGSLLQVSHDINALKETSGKEWRELFDSRLGSVKFPNTSGIWNKREWVLPQVEDSEIVSSGEGLSHLFHSERLTKHFGLSGLWIKQCGISHTGSFKDLGMTVLLSQVKHMLNAGVKIRAVACASSGDTSAALASYAAKAGVPAIIFLPAGKVSQAQLIQPVSNGAKVIALETDFDGCMKIVKEVTKEAGIYLANSMNSLRIEGQKTIAPEIVQQLEWNVPDWVIIPGGNLGNVSALGAGFEMAKELGLIDKLPRIVLAQAENANPLYLSYLKNFEEFSPIDAKPTLASAIQIGNPVSVQKAIRTLKKFNGIVEQASEAELSEASAKTDLFGLYNDPHTGVALAALYKLRTKGTISKGEKVVVISTAHGLKFTEFKLKFHEGKIQGTDPKLANVIRSCKPEVGAVMDEISGFLNSGTTLNLKDIL; translated from the coding sequence ATGAGTTTAACCTTCACCAAGTTGAAAGCGGAGTTCCGCTGTATCAACGATTCCTGCGGAGCTACTTACGATCTGAACGAGGTCGTATACGAATGTCGTAAATGTGGGAGCCTTCTACAAGTCTCCCACGACATAAACGCTCTCAAGGAAACTTCCGGAAAGGAATGGAGGGAATTATTCGACTCTCGATTGGGTTCGGTAAAATTCCCGAATACTTCCGGCATTTGGAATAAGAGAGAATGGGTTCTTCCTCAAGTAGAAGATTCCGAGATCGTAAGTTCCGGTGAAGGTCTATCGCATTTATTTCATTCCGAAAGACTGACCAAGCATTTCGGTTTGAGCGGATTATGGATCAAACAATGTGGGATCTCTCACACCGGTTCCTTCAAGGATCTTGGCATGACCGTTCTTCTCAGCCAGGTCAAACATATGTTAAATGCCGGAGTCAAGATCCGTGCAGTTGCCTGTGCGAGCTCCGGAGATACTTCTGCTGCCCTAGCTTCTTATGCTGCCAAAGCAGGAGTTCCAGCCATCATCTTCTTGCCCGCAGGTAAAGTCTCTCAGGCACAATTGATCCAGCCAGTTTCCAACGGAGCAAAAGTAATCGCACTCGAAACAGACTTCGACGGTTGCATGAAGATCGTAAAAGAAGTCACCAAAGAAGCCGGGATCTACTTGGCAAATTCCATGAACAGTCTCCGCATCGAAGGACAGAAAACGATCGCGCCTGAGATCGTGCAGCAGTTAGAATGGAATGTTCCGGATTGGGTGATCATTCCTGGAGGAAATCTAGGTAACGTGTCTGCATTAGGCGCAGGCTTCGAGATGGCCAAGGAATTAGGACTCATCGATAAACTACCGAGGATCGTGCTTGCCCAAGCGGAGAATGCGAATCCATTATACCTTTCTTATTTAAAGAATTTTGAAGAATTCAGTCCTATAGATGCAAAACCTACTCTTGCTTCCGCAATCCAGATCGGGAACCCGGTCTCCGTGCAAAAGGCAATCCGCACCTTAAAGAAATTCAATGGGATCGTAGAACAAGCGAGCGAGGCTGAACTTTCGGAGGCTTCTGCCAAGACGGACCTATTTGGATTGTACAATGATCCTCATACCGGGGTTGCGCTTGCGGCACTCTACAAACTCAGGACCAAGGGAACCATTTCCAAGGGAGAAAAAGTGGTCGTCATATCTACCGCTCACGGTTTGAAATTCACCGAATTCAAACTCAAATTCCATGAAGGAAAGATCCAAGGGACGGACCCTAAATTGGCGAACGTTATTCGCTCCTGCAAGCCAGAGGTAGGAGCCGTAATGGACGAAATTAGCGGTTTTTTGAATTCAGGTACGACTCTTAATCTAAAAGATATTCTGTAA
- a CDS encoding ABC transporter permease: MNLSFFIKVMFREIFSKKTSSLQIILAITIGTGAVLAVHSYRDQFSQSILKEAKNIMGADLVATSPSPLNEKQTAFLRGELPKGSKSSELVQFPSMLRNPKNQDSSLSLVKAIKGEYPYFGEVETDPKGAYRALKTGEILLESSLIQNLKLKPGDEVQLGESVFILRGSLLKEPGMAGNFLSMAPSSIIHKDSLAETGLEQRGSRINYQIPVLLPKGTDASEYKKNKFKEFARNDLILYESTEANSGSQKFLTNTLDFFSLLALCAFFLGGISILLTSRALIRSKANTFAIYKCLGAGPNLVSGLVLGELLLLSTIGALLGFGFGIFLQNQIPNLADSEFRFEPSSVPTLKAFLWGFVLAWVVPLVSAWESLSKSRNLSPMYALKADFASELSSVPKPEWRQSISFVAVFGLFFLLAWWETGDWIKGLILCATLLFLPVLVYLGILIFRFGLRFALNKLELSASLRMAFRKLDRPRTGLPWVAVGLGSSVFVLLLSLFLSDSLLEYSGAKDKERRPNMFILDLRPEQLDTFQHTASKFKAEKMIISPVIGARLSHINGELIKREDMELSALRRDWRSTARTREYFLSYRENLYPTEKVTDGDFWRKGEEDQISVEKEFSKNLKVDLGDKLTFSIGGVEVTGIIRNFRTVNWSDMRPNFVVLFSKGILEKAPKFYLSSFLLESAQDRYALQKELINEYPNLTIVDTEKAIRSFLVILEKISFAIQWMTALIVVSSLLLILSSLELSRKERLEETSLLRIIGGSRDFLRKYFLAESLLLANISFFLAFGLVWGVSEYLSQAIFEIQSTIPWLQIAIYYLGLNVAVAGMYFTALRKEWKRSPTLYLKEV; this comes from the coding sequence ATGAACCTAAGCTTCTTCATCAAGGTAATGTTCCGAGAGATCTTCTCGAAAAAGACTTCTTCCTTACAGATCATATTAGCGATCACGATCGGAACAGGTGCCGTACTTGCAGTGCACTCATATAGAGATCAGTTTTCCCAATCCATTCTAAAAGAAGCCAAGAATATCATGGGAGCGGATCTGGTTGCCACTTCGCCTTCTCCTCTTAATGAGAAACAAACAGCGTTTTTAAGGGGAGAATTGCCAAAAGGAAGCAAATCCTCCGAATTAGTGCAGTTCCCTTCTATGCTTCGAAATCCTAAAAACCAAGACTCTAGCCTTTCGTTAGTAAAGGCGATCAAAGGGGAATATCCTTATTTTGGAGAAGTAGAAACCGATCCTAAGGGTGCGTATAGAGCATTAAAAACGGGAGAGATCCTTCTCGAAAGCAGCCTGATCCAGAACCTGAAGTTAAAACCTGGTGACGAAGTTCAATTAGGGGAATCCGTTTTTATCTTAAGAGGAAGTCTGCTCAAAGAACCTGGTATGGCAGGGAATTTTCTTTCGATGGCTCCAAGCTCCATCATTCATAAGGATTCTCTTGCAGAAACCGGATTGGAACAAAGAGGCTCTAGGATCAATTACCAGATCCCCGTCCTTCTTCCTAAGGGAACAGATGCAAGCGAATATAAGAAAAACAAGTTTAAGGAATTTGCAAGAAACGATCTGATCCTGTACGAAAGCACGGAAGCAAACTCAGGGTCTCAAAAATTCCTTACAAATACTTTGGATTTCTTTTCCTTATTGGCATTGTGCGCGTTTTTCTTAGGCGGGATCTCGATCCTTCTTACAAGCAGAGCTCTCATTCGATCCAAAGCGAATACATTCGCTATCTATAAATGTTTAGGCGCAGGTCCCAATCTAGTCTCCGGTTTAGTACTAGGAGAACTTTTGCTTCTCTCCACGATCGGTGCCTTATTAGGCTTCGGATTCGGGATCTTCTTACAGAACCAGATCCCGAATTTAGCGGATAGTGAGTTCCGTTTCGAACCCAGTTCCGTTCCTACGTTAAAGGCGTTCTTATGGGGATTCGTATTAGCTTGGGTAGTTCCCTTAGTCTCCGCTTGGGAAAGTCTCTCTAAGTCCAGAAACCTGAGTCCGATGTATGCATTGAAAGCGGACTTTGCAAGCGAGCTTTCTTCCGTTCCCAAACCGGAATGGAGGCAATCTATTTCCTTCGTAGCGGTATTCGGTCTCTTCTTCTTGCTTGCTTGGTGGGAAACTGGAGATTGGATCAAGGGACTGATCCTTTGTGCAACCCTTCTGTTCTTGCCTGTATTAGTATATTTAGGAATTTTAATATTCCGGTTCGGGCTCAGATTCGCGCTAAATAAACTGGAATTGTCCGCAAGTCTTAGGATGGCCTTTCGAAAATTGGACAGACCTAGAACAGGATTGCCTTGGGTGGCGGTCGGACTCGGATCTTCCGTGTTCGTTCTTCTTCTCAGTTTGTTCTTAAGCGATAGTCTCTTGGAATACAGCGGAGCAAAGGACAAAGAAAGAAGACCGAATATGTTCATTCTAGATCTTCGTCCGGAACAACTGGATACGTTTCAGCACACCGCTTCCAAGTTCAAAGCAGAGAAGATGATCATCTCTCCTGTCATAGGTGCGCGCTTATCTCACATCAACGGAGAATTGATCAAGAGAGAGGACATGGAACTCTCCGCACTTCGAAGAGATTGGAGATCCACTGCAAGAACTAGAGAATACTTCTTATCGTATCGGGAGAATTTATATCCTACGGAAAAAGTGACGGACGGAGACTTTTGGAGGAAAGGAGAAGAAGACCAGATCTCAGTAGAGAAGGAATTCTCCAAGAACCTAAAAGTGGATCTCGGAGACAAACTCACCTTCTCCATTGGTGGAGTGGAAGTCACAGGAATTATCCGGAATTTCAGGACAGTGAACTGGTCCGATATGAGGCCGAATTTCGTGGTCTTATTCTCCAAAGGTATCTTGGAGAAGGCGCCTAAATTCTATTTGAGTTCCTTCTTACTCGAATCGGCCCAAGATAGATATGCTTTGCAAAAAGAGCTGATCAACGAATATCCGAACCTGACCATCGTCGATACCGAAAAGGCGATCCGATCCTTCTTAGTGATCCTAGAAAAGATCTCCTTTGCAATCCAATGGATGACTGCTTTGATCGTAGTATCTTCCTTATTACTCATCCTATCTTCTTTGGAATTGAGTAGAAAGGAAAGATTAGAAGAGACCTCTCTTTTACGGATCATAGGTGGATCCAGAGATTTCTTGCGAAAGTATTTCTTAGCGGAATCCCTTCTACTCGCAAATATATCCTTCTTCTTGGCGTTCGGGCTGGTATGGGGAGTTTCGGAATATCTTTCTCAGGCAATCTTCGAGATCCAAAGCACCATCCCTTGGCTGCAGATCGCGATCTATTATCTTGGATTGAATGTTGCAGTAGCAGGAATGTATTTCACTGCCTTACGCAAAGAATGGAAGCGAAGTCCGACTCTATACTTAAAAGAAGTCTAA
- a CDS encoding LIC10486 family protein — protein MEQNPQTSKLQEQANQMNLALESVHTEEQAIELIQGKIKDAYLLKLRIDIENRAGVVLGLLSRYKNEFLELYSLFSNAPTIRKIRTFEDFGQISHDIAEAAREEAPDPGLSEQIGRILHTKLNKQILEQYYPMWDRNDPSALINLLENQIKTAMKINMIRVQADVEFVSSLKCRGKSFFTGIIQPIAKPPEEVAEGSGPVDNIDPEKAAVLRQIETIRKGFGRVVQAKTILSPVNGIDFDELNEGDKILLQLPAVSPEEKAIAKTLGAMDKDGNVKPVIGTFVGIASGKNEYHIFAKGPAGALLQAFEERPVRLARPKTAGGAAPRPAGMSGKSESGGTLNYVILVGVVLLVGLLAFILLK, from the coding sequence ATGGAACAGAACCCGCAAACAAGCAAGCTCCAAGAACAGGCGAATCAAATGAATCTTGCCTTGGAATCCGTTCATACCGAAGAACAAGCAATCGAATTAATCCAAGGCAAAATCAAAGACGCCTATTTACTCAAACTACGGATCGATATCGAAAATAGAGCCGGAGTAGTTTTGGGATTACTCTCCCGATACAAGAACGAATTTCTGGAATTATACTCTTTATTCTCCAACGCTCCTACGATCCGTAAGATACGGACTTTCGAGGACTTCGGACAGATCTCTCACGATATCGCCGAAGCTGCGAGAGAAGAAGCTCCCGATCCGGGATTGTCCGAACAGATCGGAAGAATACTTCACACGAAGTTAAATAAACAAATATTAGAACAATATTATCCTATGTGGGATCGTAACGATCCTTCTGCTCTGATCAATCTCTTGGAGAATCAGATCAAGACTGCGATGAAGATCAATATGATCCGAGTCCAAGCCGACGTAGAATTCGTTTCCAGTTTGAAATGCAGAGGAAAGAGTTTCTTCACAGGTATAATACAGCCTATCGCAAAACCTCCTGAAGAAGTTGCCGAAGGCAGCGGTCCTGTGGACAATATCGATCCGGAAAAAGCGGCAGTGCTTAGACAGATCGAGACTATTCGCAAGGGCTTCGGAAGAGTGGTACAGGCTAAGACAATTCTCTCCCCCGTAAACGGGATCGACTTCGACGAGCTAAATGAAGGAGACAAGATCCTTCTGCAACTCCCTGCGGTTTCTCCTGAGGAAAAGGCGATCGCTAAGACCTTGGGTGCGATGGACAAGGATGGGAATGTTAAGCCTGTAATCGGTACCTTTGTAGGGATCGCTTCCGGCAAGAATGAATATCATATCTTTGCAAAAGGACCAGCAGGTGCGCTCTTGCAAGCCTTCGAAGAAAGACCAGTCCGTTTAGCCAGACCTAAGACTGCCGGAGGGGCTGCTCCTCGTCCTGCGGGAATGTCCGGCAAATCCGAATCCGGCGGTACTCTCAACTATGTGATCTTAGTGGGAGTGGTTCTCCTAGTGGGACTGCTTGCGTTTATTCTTTTGAAATAA
- a CDS encoding ABC transporter ATP-binding protein yields the protein MLSITGLNKSYTVADQQFNVLKDVSFQIKEGEFVAIIGPSGSGKSTLLAVSAGLDKADSGKVLLDGISLFEKTEDELAKIRGKQIGFIFQNFQLIKTLNALENVCLPLALTTNLSEKAIQDKAMFWLEKVGIAHRAHNFPSQLSGGEEQRVAIARSFIHEPKLLFADEPTANLDKKNGENIMALLKGLNRDRKSTLLVVTHDPKVAAIADRVLEMRDGVILNSGKSKPSPKKAIQRGKKK from the coding sequence TTGTTATCGATCACAGGCTTAAACAAGTCTTACACAGTTGCTGATCAACAGTTTAACGTATTAAAAGACGTTTCATTCCAGATAAAAGAAGGAGAATTTGTTGCGATCATTGGTCCTTCCGGCTCCGGCAAGTCTACGTTACTAGCTGTTTCAGCAGGATTAGATAAAGCAGACTCAGGAAAAGTATTATTAGATGGAATATCCTTGTTCGAAAAAACGGAAGACGAACTTGCTAAGATTAGAGGAAAGCAGATCGGATTCATATTCCAAAACTTTCAACTGATCAAAACGTTAAACGCACTAGAGAATGTTTGCCTTCCTCTCGCTTTGACCACAAACCTATCCGAAAAAGCGATCCAGGATAAGGCTATGTTCTGGTTGGAAAAAGTAGGCATCGCCCATAGAGCGCATAACTTTCCTAGCCAACTCTCAGGGGGTGAAGAACAAAGAGTTGCAATCGCAAGATCATTTATTCATGAGCCTAAGTTATTATTCGCCGACGAACCTACTGCAAATCTAGATAAGAAGAATGGAGAGAATATCATGGCTCTCTTGAAAGGATTGAACAGGGATAGAAAATCCACTCTATTAGTGGTCACTCACGATCCCAAAGTAGCAGCGATCGCAGATCGTGTCCTAGAAATGAGGGACGGAGTCATCTTAAACTCAGGAAAGTCCAAACCTTCTCCTAAGAAAGCCATTCAACGCGGGAAGAAGAAATGA
- a CDS encoding LIMLP_15305 family protein, protein MSSNSPVSSYISRFQAEKGSIKAFLSKFPFYGDILKNHQYYDADRLARAELSKRLDSLKEPIRRIEEDFVKDRRLDLIGSTEVLLSLVERLKNEIVGASYGLNGLGTGFKATESELEALAEWDYSLLHHAEELAEKCKAHGLTRESTMDSVRDWVSKFRGELDEFDSALKKRRDVFLKQ, encoded by the coding sequence ATGTCCTCGAACAGTCCAGTCTCCAGCTATATTTCTAGATTCCAGGCCGAGAAAGGTTCCATAAAAGCCTTTTTATCCAAGTTTCCTTTTTACGGAGACATCCTGAAAAATCATCAGTATTATGATGCGGACAGACTCGCAAGAGCGGAGCTTTCCAAAAGATTGGATTCCTTAAAAGAACCGATCCGAAGGATCGAAGAAGATTTCGTAAAAGACAGAAGGTTGGATCTAATCGGCTCTACAGAGGTCTTACTTTCACTAGTGGAAAGATTGAAAAACGAGATCGTCGGTGCAAGCTACGGATTGAACGGACTAGGTACCGGTTTCAAGGCTACCGAATCCGAATTAGAAGCGCTTGCAGAATGGGATTATTCCCTTCTTCATCATGCCGAAGAATTAGCCGAAAAGTGTAAGGCTCACGGTCTGACTAGGGAGTCTACAATGGACTCGGTAAGAGATTGGGTAAGCAAGTTCCGAGGAGAACTGGACGAATTCGATTCCGCTTTGAAGAAAAGAAGGGATGTCTTTCTAAAACAATAA
- the leuS gene encoding leucine--tRNA ligase codes for MDYPFREIESKWQSYWEKGSSFRTDLHSKKPKFYCLDMFPYPSGAGLHVGHPEGYTATDIVSRYKRMKGFEVLHPMGWDAFGLPAERYAMQTGIHPALTTKQNVDNFRRQIKLIGLSYDWDREISTTDPKYYKFTQWIFLKLYESWYDPQASQAKPISELIKRFETKGSEGFEDLEAFSAKDWKEYPNAKKDMILSDFRLVYQAEIPVNWCPGLGTVLANEEVEEWVGKGYEVVRKPMRQYMMRITAYAERLLEDLSLVSWPQSTLEMQKNWIGKSEGLELVFPFESSTSKRVEEAKAKLDEKLRNVKELSLGGVKVYTTRPDTVFGVTYMVLAPEHPLVDVLTSSEQWEKVQEYKKTSALKSDLDRTELSKEKSGVFTGAYVLNPADPSKKIQVWIGDYVLYGYGTGAIMAVPAHDQRDYEFAKAFGLEIVPVIQGDLSQGAFDSKESVCINSSSTEISIDGLKYKDAFSKIADWAEKKNIGRKKVQFKLRDWLFARQRYWGEPIPLVHYPSGVSKAIPESELPLELPNLSEFKPSGTGESPLALAGDWLKYKDPETGEIGIRETNTMPQWAGSCWYYLRYIDPENPKQFVDPELEKAWMPVDLYVGGAEHAVLHLLYSRFWHKVLFDLGHVTTPEPFKKLVHQGLILGEDKRKMSKSLGNVINPDEVVTNFGADSLRLFEMFMGPFEMVKPWSTRGVEGVFRFLNRVWRLYHSGAEESFRLEDIEPNEDELKILHRTIKKIEDDINHFSFNTAISQLMIFVNELTPSTRRPRKILETFLLLIAPFAPHLAEELWALAGKKDSLTYEAFPSYEEKYLTDDEILIVVQVNGKLRGEFKAPKEIGQEEALQIAKALDKVQVFLDGKQIRKEIYVPGKLVNLVVG; via the coding sequence ATGGACTATCCGTTTCGGGAAATTGAATCAAAATGGCAATCATACTGGGAAAAAGGCTCTTCTTTTCGGACGGATCTACACTCTAAGAAGCCAAAATTCTATTGTCTAGATATGTTTCCTTATCCCTCAGGCGCGGGATTGCACGTTGGACACCCTGAGGGCTATACGGCAACGGACATAGTTTCCAGATACAAGAGGATGAAAGGCTTTGAAGTCCTTCATCCGATGGGATGGGATGCGTTTGGTCTTCCTGCAGAACGATATGCTATGCAAACAGGCATCCATCCTGCCTTAACTACCAAGCAAAATGTGGATAATTTCCGAAGACAGATCAAATTGATTGGTCTTTCATACGATTGGGATAGAGAAATCTCCACCACAGACCCGAAATACTACAAATTCACCCAATGGATCTTCCTGAAACTGTATGAATCCTGGTACGATCCGCAGGCTTCCCAAGCAAAACCGATCTCCGAGTTGATCAAAAGGTTCGAGACCAAAGGATCGGAAGGATTCGAGGACCTCGAAGCCTTCTCCGCAAAGGATTGGAAGGAATATCCAAATGCAAAGAAGGATATGATACTCTCCGATTTCCGTTTAGTGTACCAAGCGGAGATCCCTGTAAACTGGTGTCCCGGTTTGGGAACCGTTCTTGCAAACGAAGAAGTAGAGGAATGGGTAGGCAAGGGCTACGAAGTGGTTCGCAAGCCGATGCGCCAATACATGATGCGGATCACCGCGTACGCGGAGAGATTATTAGAGGACTTAAGTCTTGTTTCTTGGCCTCAATCCACATTGGAAATGCAAAAGAATTGGATCGGAAAGAGTGAGGGACTTGAACTCGTTTTTCCTTTTGAATCTTCTACTTCCAAAAGGGTAGAAGAAGCGAAAGCAAAACTGGACGAAAAACTTCGGAATGTAAAAGAGCTCAGCCTCGGTGGTGTGAAGGTATATACCACTCGTCCGGATACAGTATTCGGTGTGACCTATATGGTCCTTGCGCCGGAACATCCTTTAGTGGATGTACTTACTTCTTCCGAACAATGGGAGAAGGTGCAGGAATACAAAAAGACTTCTGCTCTCAAGAGTGATTTGGATAGAACAGAACTTTCTAAAGAAAAATCCGGAGTCTTTACGGGTGCTTATGTTTTGAATCCTGCGGATCCTTCTAAGAAGATCCAAGTTTGGATCGGAGATTACGTTCTATATGGATATGGGACAGGTGCTATCATGGCTGTTCCTGCCCATGACCAAAGAGACTACGAGTTCGCAAAGGCATTCGGCCTGGAAATTGTACCTGTTATCCAAGGAGATCTTTCTCAAGGTGCCTTCGATTCCAAGGAATCTGTTTGTATCAATTCTTCTTCTACTGAGATCTCCATAGACGGTCTCAAATACAAGGATGCATTCTCAAAGATCGCCGATTGGGCGGAAAAGAAGAATATCGGCCGTAAGAAAGTACAGTTCAAGCTAAGAGACTGGCTCTTTGCCCGCCAAAGATACTGGGGAGAACCGATCCCTCTCGTGCATTATCCTTCCGGGGTCAGTAAGGCAATCCCAGAATCGGAACTTCCATTAGAACTTCCTAATTTATCAGAATTTAAACCTTCCGGAACGGGAGAATCTCCTTTGGCTTTAGCAGGAGATTGGTTGAAATACAAGGATCCGGAAACCGGAGAAATCGGGATCAGAGAAACGAATACCATGCCTCAATGGGCTGGTTCTTGCTGGTATTATCTGCGTTATATTGATCCGGAGAACCCGAAACAATTTGTGGATCCCGAATTGGAAAAGGCATGGATGCCCGTGGACTTATATGTGGGCGGAGCGGAACATGCTGTACTCCACTTATTGTATTCTCGCTTTTGGCATAAGGTACTATTCGACCTTGGGCATGTGACCACTCCGGAGCCTTTTAAGAAATTGGTTCACCAAGGTCTGATCCTGGGGGAAGACAAAAGAAAAATGTCCAAGTCTCTCGGGAATGTGATCAATCCGGACGAGGTAGTCACAAATTTCGGAGCGGATAGTCTGAGACTTTTCGAAATGTTCATGGGACCGTTCGAGATGGTCAAGCCTTGGAGCACCAGAGGAGTCGAAGGTGTCTTTCGTTTTCTGAATCGAGTTTGGCGATTGTATCATTCCGGAGCAGAGGAATCTTTCCGTTTGGAAGACATAGAGCCGAACGAAGACGAATTAAAGATACTTCACAGGACCATCAAGAAGATAGAAGACGATATCAATCATTTCTCCTTCAATACAGCGATCTCTCAGTTGATGATCTTCGTGAACGAGCTGACACCTAGTACTCGTAGGCCACGCAAGATCTTGGAGACATTCCTGCTTTTGATCGCACCGTTCGCTCCCCATTTGGCGGAAGAGCTTTGGGCCCTGGCAGGCAAAAAGGATTCCTTAACCTATGAAGCCTTTCCAAGTTACGAAGAAAAGTATTTAACGGATGACGAGATACTGATCGTAGTACAGGTAAACGGAAAGCTAAGAGGAGAATTCAAGGCCCCGAAAGAAATAGGACAGGAGGAAGCTCTCCAGATCGCAAAGGCCTTGGACAAAGTGCAAGTCTTCTTGGATGGCAAGCAGATCCGAAAGGAGATCTATGTTCCTGGCAAACTTGTGAATCTGGTAGTCGGTTAA
- a CDS encoding DUF2721 domain-containing protein, with translation MLTSLLGTETLSGMIAPAVLISASASLIFSTANRLGRIFDRVNLLKNEIEGIVDGRTSYPEERSAYLRRQLKVQKKRANLIQKSMAALYTATLFFVASSLSLGIIVAAGSSAAWISTGLALFGGVFLFVASGLLLYESRYNLKFIQGQIDFAEFLDEKAEKKNLDRQPKG, from the coding sequence ATGCTTACTTCTCTTTTGGGAACAGAGACCTTAAGCGGGATGATCGCTCCCGCAGTATTGATCTCCGCAAGTGCCAGTCTTATCTTCTCTACAGCAAATCGATTAGGAAGGATCTTCGATCGAGTGAATCTTCTTAAGAACGAGATAGAAGGTATCGTGGACGGAAGGACTTCTTATCCGGAAGAACGCTCCGCATATCTTCGCAGACAACTCAAGGTCCAAAAGAAAAGAGCAAACCTCATCCAAAAATCCATGGCCGCACTTTATACTGCGACTCTCTTCTTTGTAGCTTCTAGTTTGAGTTTAGGAATTATAGTAGCTGCAGGAAGTTCCGCTGCTTGGATCTCCACCGGTTTGGCGTTATTCGGAGGAGTCTTTCTTTTCGTTGCGAGCGGACTCTTATTGTACGAAAGCCGTTATAATCTGAAATTCATCCAGGGGCAGATCGATTTCGCCGAATTTTTGGACGAAAAGGCGGAAAAGAAAAACCTTGATCGCCAACCCAAGGGTTGA
- a CDS encoding SPFH domain-containing protein, translating into MALIDVIKYEGQPGEVVWKFPRNDISTFGQLVVNESQEAIFFKEGKALDVFGAGTHTLKTGNVPILEKLVNLPFGGQTPFTAEVVFINKALVQLKWGTPAPVQVEDPKYMITLGLRANGSYNIKITDSKAFAVGVVGARGAYTQDQIDSFLRPMIVTRLSDFLAEVVLKSGEPITKLNQYLEEASSAGKTKIQPDFSKYGIEVVDFFVQSINFDQNDPNFQKIQKVLTDKFEIETLGGMYQQKRMLDIGEAAAKNESGNAGQGMSAGLGLGMGMNMGNMMSGMAAGQNNTGAANNQNDASARLQKLKSMLDQGLISQEEFDAKKKDILNSI; encoded by the coding sequence ATGGCATTAATAGACGTGATCAAATACGAGGGACAACCGGGAGAAGTTGTCTGGAAATTTCCCAGAAACGATATCAGTACTTTCGGACAACTCGTAGTAAACGAAAGCCAAGAGGCTATCTTCTTTAAGGAAGGGAAAGCCCTGGATGTTTTCGGAGCGGGAACCCATACCTTAAAGACCGGTAACGTTCCTATCTTGGAAAAATTGGTGAACCTTCCCTTCGGAGGACAAACTCCTTTCACTGCCGAAGTGGTTTTTATCAACAAGGCATTGGTGCAATTGAAATGGGGAACTCCCGCACCTGTCCAAGTCGAAGATCCGAAGTACATGATCACTCTGGGTCTGAGAGCAAACGGTTCTTATAATATCAAGATCACGGATTCAAAAGCATTCGCAGTGGGAGTAGTAGGAGCAAGAGGCGCTTACACCCAGGACCAAATTGATAGCTTCTTGCGTCCTATGATCGTGACCAGACTGAGTGATTTTCTGGCAGAAGTGGTCTTAAAATCGGGCGAGCCTATCACCAAGCTGAACCAATATCTGGAAGAAGCTTCCTCCGCAGGAAAAACAAAGATACAACCGGACTTCTCTAAGTACGGAATTGAGGTCGTGGATTTCTTCGTACAATCCATCAACTTCGATCAGAACGATCCGAATTTCCAAAAGATCCAAAAAGTACTCACAGACAAATTCGAGATCGAAACCCTCGGCGGAATGTACCAACAAAAAAGGATGTTGGATATCGGAGAGGCTGCAGCCAAGAACGAAAGCGGAAATGCAGGCCAAGGAATGTCTGCGGGCCTAGGTCTTGGTATGGGAATGAACATGGGAAATATGATGTCCGGAATGGCAGCAGGCCAGAACAATACCGGAGCAGCAAATAACCAAAACGATGCGAGCGCTCGTCTCCAGAAACTGAAGAGTATGCTGGATCAGGGCCTGATTTCCCAGGAAGAATTTGATGCCAAAAAAAAGGACATTTTAAACTCTATCTAA